From Triticum aestivum cultivar Chinese Spring chromosome 4A, IWGSC CS RefSeq v2.1, whole genome shotgun sequence, a single genomic window includes:
- the LOC123088208 gene encoding histone H3.3 produces the protein MARTKQTARKSTGGKAPRKQLATKAARKSAPTTGGVKKPHRYRPGTVALREIRKYQKSTELLIRKLPFQRLVREIAQDFKTDLRFQSHAVLALQEAAEAYLVGLFEDTNLCAIHAKRVTIMPKDIQLARRIRGERA, from the exons ATGGCCCGTACGAAGCAGACCGCCCGCAAGTCCACCGGTGGCAAGGCCCCCCGCAAACAGCTCGCCACCAAG GCGGCGAGGAAGTCGGCGCCGACGACCGGCGGAGTGAAGAAGCCCCACCGCTACAGGCCCGGTACCGTGGCGCTCCGGGAGATCCGCAAGTACCAGAAGAGCACGGAGCTGCTGATCCGCAAGCTGCCGTTCCAGCGCCTGGTGAGGGAGATCGCGCAGGACTTCAAGACGGACCTCCGCTTCCAGTCCCACGCCGTGCTGGCCCTCCAGGAGGCGGCCGAGGCGTACCTGGTGGGGCTGTTCGAGGACACCAACCTGTGCGCCATCCACGCCAAGCGCGTCACcatcatgcccaaggacatccaGCTCGCCCGCCGCATCCGCGGGGAGCGCGCCTAG